In the genome of Carya illinoinensis cultivar Pawnee chromosome 13, C.illinoinensisPawnee_v1, whole genome shotgun sequence, the window CGACACAAAAACATCAACTACCATGACCAACACAAAAACAACAACTACCATGACCGACACAAAAACAGCAACTACCATGATTGACACAAAAACAACAAGTCAATTATCGCGACAGATCTGAAAGAAGTGAAATTGAGCTGTAAAAAAATTGAGCTTTACACAAGTCAACATTTAAAGGACAAAAAAGATCTTCAAATACACATGTAACCAATAGCCGAAGACCTCCTGATTGCCTGATGGTGAAAATTGTGTGACTGAGCTGGTTTGTGTCCCAACACCAACACCAACCCCATCAGTAGATTGGTCCACGAATTTAGATGCCGCGGTGTCACCCAATTGTGTTTGATCATCCAATATTTTCCTGCAGGCCTACATTAACAAGGAAATACCGCGGTGAATCTCAAAAACCTTGGGATTAACATAGAGATTTACAAAAAACAGCAACTACCTTTCTCTTTCTTGTAATCTTCTCCACAGGGGGAACCTTTCTCTTACTTGGGGGTTTTCCTTTCCCTCGGACCACATTGGGGCTTAATATCTTCTTACCCTTGTCCGCGGTCTCAACAGTCGGTCCAACCTTCGTTGATTCGGATCTTGTCCCAAATGTTACATCATCACATTTTGAATCAAAGTCATCCACAACCTTCAGGAATGCATTGACTCGCTCATCACTCGAGGAAATTTTAGTTGCTAATTTCATGCATCTTTTAACCACCATCTCATACCGCCGTGAATCTCCACTGGCACGCACATCATCATAATTGCTTTTGATCAATGTGTATGTCCTTTTCTCGTCATTCCTCCAGCGATCCAAGACATATCTATTTGGCACCACATTAATTCGGGACAGATGCAAAACTTTAAGTGCATGCCTACACAAAATTCCCCTCATCTCAAACAATGCACACGTGCATTTTAACTCACATTCCTCTTCGTTATAGTAGAGTGTGTAGTGGACAATTTTGTTGCAGTCGTGAATAGATATTTCATCAAATATATCGAAGGTTGAAATGCACCCTTGCTTGCTTACCAGTGTGCAATTACAACACATTAGGCCCATCAACTCTTTTTGGAACTCTTTAAACTTTGCATTTGTGTATACCTTCTGAAACTGCTTCTCAAAATTGAAAGGGGAAACGCAGGGGATCATTTGGTTACTAGAGTTGAAATCAGCCGTCGTCTCTATCTCCATCTTCTTTCTTAAAGCATTATCAAATTGGTCCACGAATTCCTTCAAGGTGGTACCAGAATGGACATACCCATCGAAGAAAGCATTCATGCTTTCTGAGCGTTGTGTCGTGCTCATACCCGCCCAAAATACATCCTTCAAGTAAACGGGGACCCAATAACTCCTTTCCTCATATAACGAGTTGAGCCAATTATTACCTCTAAGATCatacttgtgacgcccccaaattccgtttgggattggacggacatttgaagcgtcgagacatgcaacacaaggttacctgcccccgttcatgacatataagatgcaataatcctaacatgcatctaacattatgcaatattcgcagcggataattttttttttttagcaatactatgcaccaaattaaaatatcccaaatacttaaaacatacttcatatataaagatacattgaataactaagatcacagaactattccaaaatagttatgatctaaaagtactggagatgcaactccatcgtacaagtagtaatttaactactatattaaccttaacgacgcaccgtcgttcagtcgactgtacctagttggtcagctcctgatcttccttcaggtcctgtaacaagatctacgattcggggggaatggtagttgggactaccacagtgagatttgattacaaatctcagcaagttaacaaaaaacttccatacagactaatgatgcatggatgacagtaaaagcataaatgcataatcaaattcataagtaattaaagcataacttagtgtacaacatagcataattgacatagcttaaattgaatcatgaagtgaacttgacttagcatgaacttgctctgaaacttgaattaacatgaaaaatacatactccacagttgttgtggccccatgtattctacgtgtaaatacatactccacagttgttgtggccccatgtattcttcataaacttgacttaacattaaaaatacatactccacagttgttgtggccccatgtattctacacaaacttgacttaacatgaaaaatacatactccacagttgttgtggccccatgtattttacgcatcacatttgtagttaaatacatactccacagttgttgtggccccatgtattctacacaacttgacttaacatttaaaaatacatactccacaattgttgtggccccatgtattctacacaaacttgacttaacatgaaaaatacatactccacagttgttgtggccccatgtattttacgcatcacatttgtagttaaatacatactccacagttgttgtggccccatgtattctacacatcataatgtactcaagatgaaatgtgactggaatacgaaaggactgaagtcctgacgtaacataacgtgacttgaacataacttagaatacatgaccaacttgagatagaaacatttcgtaacatggcataacatataatagacaacatatttaacatgacatacttgcaacagagaatattacatgacttaacttacatgtaatagatgacatacttagcatgacgtacttgtaatgtacagtaatacataacagaatacattatgtaacagataaaaattgatgacagaataaattttgtataatagacaattacatgataacttgacatggcatgacacatatgataacatacatacatacactgtagttcttttacttagcacacatacacagtagactgctagtaagttaaaagctaacttacctcgatctccgcgtttcttataaaacttcaagtgcgatcacgaggaactgtaattagtgattctaaaagttagaactaaatcactaataatttgaaatatggaaaatactaacttaaagagtaaaattttcattttactctctacatgtgggaaaatgaccgttttacccataacttaaggattttgcatactaactccaaaagtttccaaaatttacattcctcatgtaaatcttgtcctaaacttaaatatcaactcagaaaaatttaaaacaaaacacaactatgaagaacacactatggtcgaaacatccacaggtcatttccctttatttttgttgcaattccttccaacttcaaaactcatgcttaaaccaaaattttgcaacaaacatcttccaatcctaagttcaaaactatacttaaaacatccatttagaaaaagctaataatcaacaccaaacttttttgtaaaaagatccaagcacttgaatcacaagttttgaccttaaatcaaaacatctccaagaatttcaaaaatcaaatcttacttctaacatattcataatatcatcctaacatcaaccatgcttttaaatcatcaaactaaagtcaccaaaatcacaaaataatatttggagtttttggttttacacttagtccaaaaacagaaactttttcctcaactagttttgataaatctcttgatctatgacttataaatatatgatcttcaaaccaaaccattacatggtttaaaaagatgtcctaaaacatatacaagcttctaattcaagatcacatggttagaaattaaccaaaacataaatttagccaagaatatccacactttggcttatctaaatatctctttgcataaaatttcatatctttaaaactaacatcaaatatcttcaaaataataatataacatgtatataagatgtttaggatcctccaataaaattatcaaagtcattagaataggtttagaccaccaaagagttaaactttctcaaaacagaaactgtttttcctcttccagtttctaagtttctaaatctaagaaaatctttcatcaaaacctttaatcatgcaaaaatcctcaaccaatagtcatatatacatgttaacaatactccataaaaatttcggaccaatatctatccattagcttggtcaaaaactccaaactataacatactctccagattcacgcccagaatgacctttctatggttaaaaatacttttgactgaccaaatgaccatgtaatgatacgaaaaatacatctacggaaactagactcaaagaggaacaacttatatgaaggagactttatgataaaacacttacaaaagcttcgaaatgggtgtgcaaaagaactcctaaaagctgtccgagagagagtgtttggtattctttcaatggaaagcataaatgaagtaatttcgtggggagggatggctggagatatttgtggataagatatggaagagatgaggctggacttgagagttgagtgtagttttctcctacccaaaaaaaaaatctataaatgattatcttataatattctatccaataatatctaaaaaaaacatcaacttaagatatttttatctaataatatctatcaactcaaaatatttttactcaataatattcacgaaatttacctcaagatatttctttttatccaataatatctacagttttgaacagacgttttgtccgaaaatatgaaaaaattttattgcgccataagactttaaataatcctccgagtctaatggcacaaaccataatacattttgacacttctaactatctccaataatcaaaaacacacttctgataccatagtaaataataacactaactatgtaattagacaaaaacctatatgattaatagattcgtgaaaacttatggggttttcacgaggttcttaaagttaatagaaatttcacaattaaatttctagcgggctgttacaatactTATCAAGAAGTTCACCCCACATCTCCTCAAATTTCATGCAGGTCTGAGAATCATACAATGCAGACTGAATCGAGGTCTTCAATCCCGTGCTGAAATGGGAGTGAGATCCTAACTTCTCTGGGAGTTTGCGCATTATATGCCATAGACAGTATCTATGGTGGGTCTCCGGAAATACAATTTGGATTGCGTTCTTCATTGCCCGGTCTTGGTCAGTTATGATGGCTTTGGGCGCTTGACCATTCATGCAATCCAACCATGTGCGGAACAACCAAACAAATGACTGTGTGTCCTCGCTCGACAGCAACCCCGCCCCTAGTAGTATGGAATGCCCATGATGGTTAACGCCAACAAATGGAGCGAAAGGCATCCCATATCGGTTTGTTAGGTATGTCGTATCAAAGGTGACAATGTCTCTGAAGTACTCATAGGCCGCTCGACTCCCCGCATCAGCCCAAAAAACATTCCGTAACCTtccatcatcatcaacatccaTGGAAGAAATGAAGCCGTCATTCTGCTTTCTCATTCTTTGAAAATAGGCATAAAGGGCATCACCACCTCCTTTACCCAATCTTAAGTGTCTAGATTTGTCAATGAAATTCCGACAATCTCTCTCTTGAAACTCTAGATTTTCAAAACCACCCGCCTCAACAACAAGAGAAAAATAGTTCTTATTCATTCTAATACCAGCTCTATCATTGAGGTCGAGGATCCTCTGACTGTGCTCATCTAGATGCCTGTGAGATCGCAAGAGTCTTGTCTTCTTCGGGCTGACCGTAATGTGGTTGTGTGCACTTTCAACTTTAGTGATAACCCATTTGTCGTTCTTGTTCAACGTCGCATTTATCTTTGCTTTACAATCTGTTTTGGTTGTCGCACGTGGCTTTGACATATTAATGTTCTTAGGTTGGTATTTTCTGCCACGGGCACAACCAATAGTAACATACACGGATCTCCCTTCATCATCTCTCTTGGTCCTCTGTGTCCTTACACCAAACCCCTCTTGCTTGGCATATTTCTTATAATAGGCCATAAGCTCATTCTCACTAACAAATTCCATGCCGGCCCTTGGTGTTTCGACCCGTACCTCATCATCCGGGACAATAGTGGTACCCTATAAATCTTCATTTATGTCAAATAACATTTCTATACATAGAAGAAATGTTAGTGGTTTAGTTACAAATCAATATTAGTGTCATTAAAGTGAAAGCAAAATTACGAGTAATACCATCAGCAGCATCCTAAAATGTACAACCAACATTTTTTGAAGATTCTGGGAATGCAGAAAATTGTTGCTGGAAGTACTCCGGATTACTCGAATTCGGAGGGTACAAATTCTGTTGCAAAATTGGAATAAGTTATAGTAATGAGCACGTCTCACgtgttcttttttaaaacaataaaaggcTTGAAAATGCACACTCACATCCAGGACATCATTTGGATCTCCAAATGTATTTTGGGACGTCATTAATGACTGCGAAGCCGACGTCGAAGGTCTGGGTGCCATTCCATCTTCCTCTTCCCCCATCATACCAAATGACGAAAGTGATCCGACACTTTAAAGGGAAAGCACATGCATGATGGAATGAGGAAAAGGTAACATTAGCATCTCATCATTGCTAACAAGAAATAAACGCAtgtaataaaatgaaaagtaaataacaaaGTACTAATCATTAAAGTCTTTTCAACTTGGTCCGGATTATACTACCAAATCATGTTGTCTATATATGCCCATTTCCTATTTGATAAtagtgaataaaatataaaggagaagaaaaaagaatatgaaaagtgacaacaaataaaaaccattgGGCAAGTATTATTCATGGTGTTCACTGTTCCAGCAAAGCCTAAACTACATAATCGGTACGGAAATTTGAATGCGTTTCAaagtttaatgaaataaagCAACCCATTTCCTTTCAATGCAGAATTTTCAATGGAATTAATAATGTGTTTATGGAGTGACAATGTTTCAGGAACCCTTTCTATTTTGTTGGAACACAAATACAAACCATTTAAGCATATTATTCATGGTGTGAAAAGTGGGGCTAGTTGGGTTATTCTATGAAAAGTGACTCAAATGGCAGTGGGATTATTGTACTTCTGCGCATGGATTGGAACTTGAAGGAAAAGGAAGGCTAGAACACAAAAATCAGTCAAACTTCTCAATGGGTTCTAACAAAAAGCACATGCATGGTCATCTTCTAGAGAAATAAATTCCATCCTTATTGAGAGTCTCTTTGCCAAGCTTTTTTCCTCAACCATTAATCGATGTTGATGATTTGTAATAGGATTTCCTTTTCTTGCTTTATTCTCCAACATTCCTCTCAACGCACAATTATGGCCATTGTAATTGTTTGATTTCAGAGGGAAAATAAATATGCATAAAAGCTACTTTCTTGGTGAATGATATCAACTCTTTAgatattattttcctttcaaacaAACTAGGCTATCATACATATCTCAACATAATTATTTTCTAgggtttttttcaatttattttcctttcaaacaAACTAGGCTATCATACATATCTCAACATCAACTTTTCTAgggcttttttcaaatttaccaATCCCATCATCATGGCTTTGTGCTTCAAAACAacctgtttatatatatatattcttaaccattattttttctattttgcattAATCTCACTTCATTCATCTAGTCATTATTTCTAGCACTGTTATAACAAACGTGCCACGGAAGCCaaccaaaatacccaaaatcgCAAATCATTCTATGCACAAACTACAAACACAAACCAAACATCAACAATAGCAGTCCAAACTTACCCATGCATTTTGGGTTTAAATATAACACATAGGGAGGGACGATTCTAGAGCTGTGAGAAGTGTATTTGTGTTGAACccagattttatttttgtgtattctaTAACAGATGGAAACCCATTGCGTTGAGAGGAATGTTGGAGGAACGATTCTAGAACTGCGAGAAGTGTATTTGTGTATTCTATAACTGATGGAAACCCATTGCAAGAAATGGAGGCCATACCTGGGTTCAACAGATAGGGATGGGCGGccgagagggagggaggagagCTGCGAGCCACGGGTACATCGGCGCTGTGCAGATGGGCTGGGTGTCGGCGTCGCCGGTGCCGGTGGACAACCTAGATTTGACGTGGGTGGGGAGGAGAAATGGACGCGGGCTCTACTGAATTGGACGTTGGGGGATCTTCAATTCGAAATGGGTAAATTGAACAAAGCACCGAAACGATGCGTTTcggttaattacaaaaaaaaaaaaaatgccacgtAGGGTGTGCAAAATTGTACACCGCTACAGTGGCTGATCCCTATCAATACTCTAATGATTAATGATTTTgtcaattttataattaatgaatttaaatgtTAGAATGCATTTTGTGATTCGGACTGTGCAAAAGCTTTGAAAATGCTTCTGCATTGTCCACCCTGGAATTccatatctaaaaaaaaaaaaaagagagtaatgctatatatactTATGGAGTAGGTAGGCTTGTACATAAAAGGGCCTGGCCCGATCAACCCGAAAGATCCGACATGGGCCCACCCGACTAAAGTCGGGTCCATTGGTTCAAAGCTAATAACGGTGTGCTCGTCGCCATAAAAAAGATGCACAAGAAGATCCAAGGTAGTGAGATTCCATGATAGATCTCATTTACTCGTGAGATTCCTAAAGTATTCCTTTCCTTTTTCGCGAAACATAGATTTGGAAAAGAATCTCATACCTTTGTCCTTGTTGATTTGTAGAGAAGGTTTCTTTTGGAGTGGGTCCGAGTACATGCTGCCAAATATGGCAAAGAAATATTTGTTTACCCTTCACGCAAATATGCACCTAGCACCTTCTTAGGACCAGTATGACTAAAGCCTTTGAAGAGGGGATTTTCcttcaaagattttttttttttgccttcttTTTCTGAGCCTGgaatttccttctttttttgaaGATgtgatttgattaatttttgtgTGGTAATTTATAAGCAGACTATGATGAGTAATTTGAGAGAGCAATCGATGCCGTTGTCGTATGAAGACGAAATGGATGAGTTGATGAGAGGAATGAATGATCCTGATTGGGAGTTGTGGGATAAGTGGATGAAATGGGAAGGTGCAGGAATTCATGACTAATTTGCAAATTGTGATggacttttcaaagaaaaaaaaaattgcaggtTATGATGAGTAATACGGGGTGAGTAGAAAATATCTCTTTCCTCCTGCCCGAAAGCATTCGGGTTGGGTCGGGTCACTACCATGTTGGCTGGTTGTCAGGTTGTATTGGGTCAGGTCCAAATGTGCAGCGGATGGGCCAAGTTGTAGGCCTAGGAGTAGGCAAGTGTcgcataatcattttgaaaaagagtgaagtttattattaaataattaattttttcatatggatctcatatttatttatttttttaaatggattacAAGATGCTTACGCACTCTACGATTGCATATATCATTTCTAAAAAAGATAAATCCGCATATATTGCTTTGAAATGTcttcaaataatcaaaactgGTGGCCGAAAGGAGCATTATATATCTGATCAAGGTTATCGTTGTCACAGATTAGAAAAAAAGGCAGTACctgcattttaattttgtttttgtgattttgatcgagtttatatatatggtttgttttatatttttttaaatgtgattAATCCATTAATTCTTCGCTTGTTAAGAATGTGTTTCATACCAACAACAACAAGAAGGATAATCTGTAATGAAATGAGAGGGCGCAACGGGATGCCCAGTGGAAActtcgatgcctaagttagaGAGTAGTGGTTTTAATATAAGTATATGAATGAATTTATCAAATGGGTTGCCTATAAGTATTATTTATTGGAGCGTGATCATGGTGATAACGACTAATCTCCAAAAATTATCTTGAAGACCTTTCGTATTAAGTGGAGTGATCACCTCCCTGATCAGTTGGAGATATTATCTAGTCTCATTATCtacaacatatataaataagacCAACCCTTAGGCTCGTAGTATAGTTACTGACGCCTCAGATTTGGGCCCTTTAATATGTGAGCTTACTTCTTCAAGGTCCTAAATATCCCTTAATTCCACAATTGATAATTGGATTTTATAGATTATTTATCTTTGATATTAATGTTCCAAATTCCAATCAAGCAATAAAGTAAGGTGCTGTTTGggtaatgagataagataaaatgattttagatgaaagttaaaaattgaataaaatattattagtgttataaaccaacttgtattgtatgaccacatttagccgtcataattgaccaggccttagccgtcaattaagacttttgtactcctatatatatgagtatattTCTAGGTTCATAGATGGAAATAACAAGaacctctctctcattctctctctttgtctttgaggcattctctcttttcattaattttacaacacgttatcagcacgattctCGTCATCTTCCTCCTCTCTCCCAACTCCATCTTCTTCCTCATTGTGTGTCTCGCCATCATGTACCTCGGCCCTGTAATAACCACCACCAACCCCCTCAATACCAACCGAGAAATCGCCAAGCAGATCACCGATTCGAAACCAGTCCAAATCGTTCATCTCGCACCATCACGGATAGATTGAACTTGAGTGGGGGAAATAGGATGCACTCGGTTGGCACCCCGTCCAAATCACTAAGTTGTTCATCTTCTTTATATCTCGTCCCTGGTGGTGCTTCACAATTGTCTTCTATTCAAAATTCACTAGGAGTGGATTCATTGGTCTCAACCCCTTGGTCAGACAAGCGATCCTCAGGTTCTCAAAAGACAAAGATCCATGTCTTCTTTTAAGTTCTACTCGCAACAATAGTTGAAATTCTATAGAAAAGCAAAAATCTTTTCATTGTTATCAACTCAGATTACGTACCCCAAACAAAagagaaattagaaaaaaaagaaaaaaattcctGATCAAACACTGTGAACTACGTATATAGAAATACTAGCCATTCCCATCTGATACTAAGAAAATGGGATCGTTGAAGAATCAGGTAGATGAGCTGGAAAAGGTCGGAGAGAAGGCGATACTGTACGTTAATGGAGTTTGTGGCCTTCTGCTGCTCTGGCTCCAAGGACGGTGGTTCCTTCAAGCTCTTAGACGGCACAGATGCCTCCGGAGACgggaaggagagcaagtccaagGAA includes:
- the LOC122292636 gene encoding protein FAR-RED IMPAIRED RESPONSE 1-like — its product is MEFVSENELMAYYKKYAKQEGFGVRTQRTKRDDEGRSVYVTIGCARGRKYQPKNINMSKPRATTKTDCKAKINATLNKNDKWVITKVESAHNHITVSPKKTRLLRSHRHLDEHSQRILDLNDRAGIRMNKNYFSLVVEAGGFENLEFQERDCRNFIDKSRHLRLGKGGGDALYAYFQRMRKQNDGFISSMDVDDDGRLRNVFWADAGSRAAYEYFRDIVTFDTTYLTNRYGMPFAPFVGVNHHGHSILLGAGLLSSEDTQSFVWLFRTWLDCMNGQAPKAIITDQDRAMKNAIQIVFPETHHRYCLWHIMRKLPEKLGSHSHFSTGLKTSIQSALYDSQTCMKFEEMWGELLDKYDLRGNNWLNSLYEERSYWVPVYLKDVFWAGMSTTQRSESMNAFFDGYVHSGTTLKEFVDQFDNALRKKMEIETTADFNSSNQMIPCVSPFNFEKQFQKVYTNAKFKEFQKELMGLMCCNCTLVSKQGCISTFDIFDEISIHDCNKIVHYTLYYNEEECELKCTCALFEMRGILCRHALKVLHLSRINVVPNRYVLDRWRNDEKRTYTLIKSNYDDVRASGDSRRYEMVVKRCMKLATKISSSDERVNAFLKVVDDFDSKCDDVTFGTRSESTKVGPTVETADKGKKILSPNVVRGKGKPPSKRKVPPVEKITRKRKACRKILDDQTQLGDTAASKFVDQSTDGVGVGVGTQTSSVTQFSPSGNQEVFGYWLHVYLKIFFVL